The Cotesia glomerata isolate CgM1 linkage group LG7, MPM_Cglom_v2.3, whole genome shotgun sequence genome segment aagtgaaatattaaaaaatatttaattaaaaacaatcaataacaataactgAGCTCCAACTCTTTACCTCAGCAATTGATGTAtcgaatttcaataaaaaaaaaattaataaaaaataattttgattaaatttaaaaatacgcgattaaattttttcaaagcttAATGAAgctttgataaataaataaataagaataataataataaaaattgtaatttaaaacaaataccATTAGCATAATAGTAAGGACTTGTAGGCACAGCTGGAGGTGAACCTGAACTACCATCGAACGAACGATTAAAAGGctgttttttaattgcagGCGCAATATTTAGTTTCCTCTCTCTCAAAATAATACTCTCAggctaaaataaataataaatattaaaactaattatcacttataacagtaaatattgttaaaaaataaataataatttaaaaatataattacctCCTGTTGAAGCCGTTTGGCTTCAGCTTCGGTTTCAAATGTAACAAACCCATAACCCTTAGAGACACCAGCTCTGTCGGATATTATTTTAGTAGCCTTAACATTACCGTAAGCAGAAAATAATTGTGCTAATTCAGCCTCACTGGTACTCGCAGAAATACCACCAACAAATATACGATTAGGTACCAATGTACCATATTTAGGTGCTGACATTGCTTGGCTAGCTGCTGAAGCTGGACTTGAGGCAGGACTTGACCCCTCAGTACCTCCTGTTGATGCTGAActctatttataaaaataaataaaatataaaactccttatttattaaaaaaaattaaaaaatataaactacccAAATGTTTATCATTTcaatgctaaaaaaaaaacaacgaaAGTTGAAATAAATGACTGACGATATTGTAAACAAATTCTTATTGACATTTGCCagtaataatcataataattgaaataagtattattactactatgattattatcattataaaaaaaaaagtaaaataaaactaaactgTCAATATAAAGCTTTTAAAAGTGAATGAAAAAAACgtcatagaaaaaaaatgtcaaaataaaGCACGCAATGGCGAAAAATAATgactgtaataattaaaattaacaattaataataataacaataacttaCCATGTTAAAAGTCCTGTCGGACTTTTTGGGCGAGCCCTTGCAGGATTTAAAAGTTGTTGTAAGTTTTATGATCCTGGGGatggaataaataaaatgtctcTTAGATGGTTGAAGAGAGAGAGTACAGACTAAAACCAAAAGCAAAAGAATatcacatatattatatatatatatatatatatatatatatatatatatatatatgtatgtatataagtAGTTGAATGTTGGTTGATGGTTTGGTTTGCTCCCACGGGATTGTCAGAGCCCGGGGTTGTAAAACCAGacgttaataaatgataactcacttgtaattattgtaattaacaaacttgcgttgttaatttattatcacacACCATCAGACATTTGttgatgtaaataaataattaataaataaattatatatgtggTGGTGAATGCCtcgtattttaaaatatacgaGAGGCCCCTTGTATACTTGCAACACACCTCCCTCTCTGGCACTCTTTGCTCCGTGCTCAGTACACTAACACTAAAGTCTGTCTTCCTCTTCTCTCTTTTAAAACTTCTCGCTCACACGTTTTTGTTCTTCGTTATGCGTACGGCCTACAAACACCAGACCACCTACCTGTGCCTGTGTTGCCTGTGCACCACCGAGTACGCTTGCTGTGTAAGAGTGAGTGAGCGCACTGTCTTTTTGTCTACCGTGTGCGCTTCTGGTTGCTGGTACTGGTGTGTTGGGTTAGTTAGCTACGAGGACTCACTCTCGCTCTCATTTTTTATCGCACACCAACCGACTCTTTTCTAATTGGTCTTTACAATAACAAGATGGCCGGGGGCTTACACGcgccaatttttaattttggtatttattggaggagtgaaatttttttttttttttttatttataatactgaagttagctaacagctgtcaatttttttaatttttaatgaaaattaacatgacactgaagttgacagacaaaaaatattcttagaattttatgacaattaaattattataaaaaaaatttaatttaaaaatttcacatgtgaaacttagtaaaaattacaagtgaaaatttttagaagcatttttttattgtaattgatttggtatgaaaattttttaaattgacagctgacggctagcttcagtattataaattaacttggtaaatatttaatcatttttgtaacaaataaattatggcaaaaaagcaacaattagaaatttaaaaaaattaaaaataattttttagaacaaaattttttgttaaataatattaaaaaatagtcaagtgactgctaatattaatgtcataaatttttataaaaagtcaaTCGCAATAAAAAGATTTCACTAACaatttttgttcatttttacgtgtggaatatttttattaaatattttttatgataattttattgcaacaaaatcataaaaaaatttctgttagTTAATTTcagtgttttaaaaatttgttttttataaggaaaaaaatatgaaaagttaaagaagatttttatttttaatttttaatttttgtttttaagatttttaggtgaaaaaaatatgatactaaaatcagCAAGCATctaacagtttttttttatttttactgtaaatcaatcacaaaaaaaaatatttttaaaaaattttcacttcttattttttataataattgagttcataaaaaaattgacaaatgtctgttaatttcagCATTATAAAAAAGCtttgaatgaaattttctttttaatttcttgtaataattacttaaaaagaaaaaaaaaaattatctgatacttttaatttcataaatttttaataattcttcttaactattctttaaatattctttataacaaaaattgataataaaaatataaaaaaaattttttgaaaaatttatgacatgaaatttatttaatttttttaattcatacaactaatttttttattaaaataataataatatgaaaaaaagcactggaaaaaaaatttttttttttttaaagaagaaattattagtaatcatttttcaaaaactactgcatgataattttaaaatgtttctgataattcttcaattaagcctaaaatctaaataaaatgtcaatacagaacaaaaactttaatttcaaaatgtattcaaaaattatttcataactaaaataaatattaaaaaattaaaaatcataatgacttgatcaaatttatttttaattataaaatacatttatatagAAATTGTACTAATTTATTTGACGGCTACTATCTTATCAagataatttcaaataattaagtcattattttcaataattaaagaacACTTGTTTTAGTAATCAGATCGACTAGagtattgataattattaaatatttatatataacttttaatgatgtcaaaaaaaaaattctaatatctaattacagtttttagttaaaccaaaaaataaataattataaaaaaattataaaagaattgaactaaaaagaaattgaaattagTTATATACTATTTAAATTGGTATTTCCATATATATTATTCGATTCTTTTTTTAGGTCTATAGATTTTTATtgtgtattaataaaaaaaagtaaaaaaagaaaagaaaggAAAGAAAATGAGAGCGAGGATTTGAAGAGTTTTACGAtgataaatgtttttaatgaATCGATCGACATACATATGTATGTCAGATAAGTATAAagaaacacacacacatctatatatattcttcatatatatattcttTTGTTAAGAAAAATGTCAAACGATGAagctacattttttattatttttttttttattctatttaaacCCAAGTAATCTTTTATTCTCatcaaaaaacgatttttcatacatttcaCTATTGttccttaaaaataaatacttaaacacactattgtattttttaaattaaaacaaatttgaaattgaagtATTagctgttaataaaaaaaattcgcttagtctataaaataaatatcaattttctttctcttcaatccaattttttatttagaaaattctgaaagttaaaaaaaattaatattcaaatactattgaaataaaaaaacaaaaatactcactaattttttttgagtcgcAAGGCAAAAAGTACAGACTTGTGATCTTATGTATTGCCCatcaaatttattgaattcacttaatgtttttttataataactattgttttttaaacatGGTTGATCATGAGCAGAATTAATTCCAGTTATCAAAATAGTGTCCAAATGAATGATATAACTGAATGCCAGTTTCAGTGTTTctattttagataattttttatcaactggTTCTGTCGGTATTAACATACGTAACGTATTAAATGCCATATTTacgctataaaaaattattaattgttaattttacattttatttatttattactcatCAATGTTACCTATAAGTACGGTCTCTTTCCCGCGTATTTGCATTACTTCTCAGTTTTATCGGTTCTTCCCAATTGTTATCTCCCgccattatttaaaaatttaaaaatcacaattttattttgatcacaaaattttattttttttatcttatattaatttcaaatttaaattaaaaataaaaagtaattttaaagagATGTTTGTTCATCAAgagttaaaatatatatgagcgcatttattaattttctgtttatttaatatctttcTTATTCTcgttgttttatattttttgctagtttattttatactgTGGTAAGTAAAATGTAACACATAATATAGAGATGCACTGACAGTGGGTTTAGTACTacgaatataaataaaaaaattaaaccacTTAACTTAATGTGACTGGCTAAAAAAACATTACATCTGTTAAACTAATTAaagtgttttatttattacactattttaaattagatttttaaaatatagacACTAggaataataactaatttattttttgatttattttttttttcctattttatgtttgtatgaaattttttcaaactaaatattttcaagattttttttttattttttattatacagctcaaattttttagtttaatttttttcataaaatcaaatataatcaatagtaaatttttttttaaggggaaacaccactgtgacggtcaaaaaaaaaggtaatttttgggatttttttttaacagggaaaataaagaaatttagggatcgaattttttatattttattaaaggtaaattttaaaaattttgattttaaagattttttttgctggattaaaaaaaaaaaaaaaacagtaaaataatgcgaaaattttcaatcagtcgccatttttgtgaaaattaaaattttcaaaattccgtaCGTGCAACGATAACGACATctttactgattaaaaagcaatttgagtttttattttcagatgatccgtttttgagttatcgatgCGACCATGGAGAGGGAAATTTCTTCTAgtgctctacgagattgttaataactttgtaataataaattattttttaataaaaatttagggtaataatctttaatgtacccttaataaaataaaaaaaatccgattcctaaatttctttattttccctgtcgaaaaaattcccgaaaatcacctttTATTTCAACCGTCACAGCGGTGTTCCCCCTTAATCATCTattagctaaattttttatttttgaaaaggaaataatataaaataaaaaatgagattGAAAGTAAAGAGACaatatttgtttttgaatatttatttcatctaAAGGCttcattttgatttatttatacactatttaatgaattggcaaattaaagatttattaaataaaataaagaaaatcttAAATATGCCATTAAGTAATTTccataaaacatttttacagtAACATAAAAATCCCACAgcaaatatcaataataattcgcttacataataaattattaattatgtataagTTAATTACGATCATCAAAGATTAAGAgattaaaatatacaaaatatttcaattgaatactatttttatctTACGTTAATAgcttttttcttattttaatcattattatttattattcaattgccataaaagttaaaatttttctacacttaaaaatgacataaaaaaaatactattatttatactaattaatttgttttaaaaaagtttcatttattttatttctccaTTATTTATCTAtgaaattctatttattttttttttctcttacttccacgatcttatttttttttctttcatttcattattttttttctccgtaTTTACAATGGACAATATTACACAACGTTTCAttgactaaaaatattttttttagccaACGAAACgttcaatatatatttatttatacataaatatatatataatatttataagtaaatagtcaaattttttaaatattttttttctgtaagaaaaagtaatttaattaaaattcaatgttTTTCCATCCTGGAATAattagaacatttttttttctaaaaaaaaaatgaaaaaaacacgttaaaaaatatattgttaatctagaataattacttaaaaaaattattataatcgttaataattattatcattactattactattattaatacaataattaataaattgagttaattgaataataaaaaacaaataataataattgatactaATATTCCAGGacgaattatttaaataattactatcattcattattaattataataatataaattatttaaattgttgtatatataaatatattttaactaaaataattattaattatttcattgtcGTGATCCACGAGCAGCTTCTTCTAATGCACGAACTTTTAATTCACGTTCACGTTGTTGTCTATAATAAGAATCTCTGTTAATAGTTATAAAAtgctcaataaaaataaattttattagttaaaatttttttagcttaatAAAGCTTATAAAAACCTTAAATATTCTTCATGATGAGCGACTATTGATGCATGAGCTGGAAACCGTTCCCGTTCCATCATCAAGTGACGTTGAAATTGTTCATGTGCCGCCATGTCGGCATAAGGACGTGATAATAACTCCGCCGGGTGTAATCCAAGCGTTGGATCACGTTGCATCATCCCAGGTCGTGGATAATTAGCATTAGCCACCGCTATGGGATTATGAAAatagagcaagaaaaaaaaaaataaaaaacatagtaagtttttttttatgtaatacttgttaaaaaataattaatgaataatcaaagaaaaaaaaaattagaagactagttaatttacttttttttttttttttttttttcaattattactaactataaatttatataaataagtaaGCAAATTTAATTAGTGCTAATATGATACTGCAGtcattcaattttaaataaccatTCATAACCACagcataaatttaattacttaaataaataaaaaaaaaaattttataaatatttatactatgttataattacaatttttattaattaaataaaacttactCTCATTCATATCATTATTCCACTCataccttttttattattattatttgttagaaAAGCCGACgagctaaaaatttatttcattctctctaataaattatttattttacagataattagattataaagataattaattaattaaaaaaaaaaaatacagtgagaatgaaatttttttagcatgAGGAAAAAGATTTGCAAAAACCaaaagatgattttttatataaaaatttatctgaagACACGATTGATGATCAGtttggtttttttgtttttgttatgGGGAGACATACCAGGCAGGGGGTATCCAGCGGCAGCGGCAGCCACTTCCTGTTGTTGCTGTGCTTGTTGCTGGGCCTGCTGTTGTCCTGGATGTAGGTGCAAGTGGGTATGCGCGTGAGTATGCGCGTGAGTGTGAGCATGATATTCGGGCGAGATGCCAGCCATCTGTAATCGGATCATCGGATCGGCAGCTAGAGCCAGTCGCTCGTCAAGCTGGCCATGATGATGTGCAACAGGATGGCCGGCTCCTGCGCCCGCTGGCCCCCCGCCGGCTCCAGTGGGAATCCCTAAACCCGCACAATCAACGGACCCAATGTCAACACACTTttctttcatttaatattttacattacCAAAAATCTAAAGTCccgttttaattataataacaaattaaagtcttaagggggtattctcgtttagaaattcgaaaaaaatcgattttttttttcatattttcatagTATAACCTTCAAAGAATATGTCCCTAAAAGGATTTTTcggaatttaaattattttcggcTTAATTAACCACTCCGGCTGCGCGTGACTTGTCCTCAAATTTTAACCCTTCGTTCCGAACGGCAGAAAAACAGggaaaaaacaaaacatatttttcaaacCATCAAcattttgggaaaaaatttttttttctttaacccTTTAATACCCACATTATGAGAATTTTACTCACGCTCGGTtttaatcttaattattttttcaaattcaaatgGAAAGaccacttaaaattttttttaccttccgaaaattttatattatttttaactgcttattaaaaaattacttgttttcattataaataaaaaaaaaatttttttttgaagactGAGATTTTTTCTCATAGCGAAAGTATTAAAGGTTGTTAAAAATCGAGCTGTTCAGCTCCCTACGGCGTAGATCAGCTCTTTTCAATAAGCGGTACGCCgacatatttatttagatcGTAAGTTAATTAAATGTGAGATTTTTTCTCATGGCGAGAGTAAAGGAGGTGAACCGAATAACGTGGGTACTAAAGGGTTAAAATGTATCGTAGTGCAATAACTAAATTCTTCCTCTTCAAggattattaattgttttccATTTCTGGTCACTGGAAGGATTGATACCCTGCAAACCAGGATGTCCCATTTTTTCACCAGTCCCCACTTTGCCGGTCTgcagttttttgaaatttgatttttttttaattttattaatgttctGTACTCTTtgaatatcaataataaacttataaaaaattaatggtaaATACATACaaggtgtcccaaaagtcacggacgccattgtagcatctgatgaaaaaaataattctgagacgaaaagtccttagccatttttcaattaaccgtatagataattaattattaattaaaaataacgtctctttatttgttagagagagagcgccagtgtccagtaaagtatgtgccaaacaaagacacaactaactgtatgactaactagtttctatagctaacgtagtcacacatatttacttacacattcacacgtgcaagcgtcttcgttggaacgcacttgacttgacactagtgctctctctctctaacgcataaaaggacgttattttaattaataattaattatctatgcatctgattaaaaaatggctaaggacttttcgtctcagaattattttgtttatcagatgctacaatggcgtccgttacttctgggacactgtatatatatatacatatttttttttttttaagcgaCCAACAAAACACCTAAAATTCGGGCTTCTAGAcgagaatacccccttaaacATTTTGTCAAGAAAGGTAAAGTCAAAATTGATAGCATGGGCTTTAgaattttgtaatattttaatgagtGTACATTCATACTGCCTACTACCCATTTATAACAAGATTCATTCAGTCGATTGGTCATTCATCTAAGCTTACAACGACATAAACGACAATGatgtattaaaaacaaaatcatCGCTATAATTACCTAATCTTTCCATCCGTTCACGGTCTAATTGACTTGGACCAGGTGGTGCACCATAAAAACCAAGATGCTGAAGACTCTGAGGTGGCCCAGAAGGTCCAGGTCCTAGACCTCCGTATCTTCTGTGTAATTCCAGCCAATGAGGATCAACACCTCCTGGCATAGGCCTGGGCGTTCCTTTCATCAACTCCTCTTTTAATCTATCATTAAGATCCCGTTCTCTCAATTCCCTCAATTCTCGTTCCCGTTTTTCGCGTTCCATGTGTTCAAGTTCGAGTCTCTCCCTAGCACCAGGTGCGTACATATAATGCATCAAAGACTCCGGAGGTCCAGGATGTCTTGCCGGGGAGTAACCAGCATGCGGACGCGCATATTCCGACAATTGTCTCAAAGCTGGAGTGTCTGTGTAGGCAGTAGGACGCTGCGCTGCATACCTGTCGTAGGGCGAAACGACAGGTTCCATTGGTCCTCGGCTTGGAGGCTTGCAAACCTCCGGCTGTTTTTCCGGCGTAGACATTTTCCGAGCTTGTTGAGCCGCACGATCCCGTTCCTCGCGTTCGCGTTCAGCCTGCTTGCGCGAGCGCTCCTCTCGCTTACGAGCTAATTTTGTCTCAGGCACTGGTTTGAAGGTAAGGTCAGTACGCGTACAGCTGTTATTCTCACCGCGATTCCAGTGACGTAAGAATATCGCGGATTGTGACCGATGACACTCGGAATCTTCGATGCGTGGCTCAGGCGAAGGCCCCCGGGGACTTGGTGGCTCTTCTGGCTCTGGTTCCATCATCTCCTCGACTTTAGGCTCGATAATTGGCGGCTGTTGTATATTTTGTGGCACGGAAGACGGAGGTCCACGATGGTGGTGGTGCATCGTGCTTGAGGGCGTCAAACAACCCTGCTGCTGTACCATCTGGGGTGGTGGTTGCTGCTGTTTACGCTGACTATTGTGCTGTGAACTGCTGTGCGACGAAGACGAGTGACTGTGCGACGAATGGGATGAAATACTAAGTAGTTTGTCGTGATGCAGCGTTGCAGCTTGATGATGACTCGACGAGGAGTGATGATGAGTTGCTATCAAATTCTCACCTTCTTCTCTTGTTGTCACACTGGAACTCGAGCTGGAGTGATGAGCAGTCATCATCGTCGTACTTTCTTGGCTACGCTGAGGCGATGGCGGTGGAATGGCATGAGGAACTGGCGGTCCGTATGGATAAGGTGGAAAAGACGGGTACCCACTAACTGGTGGGTACCCGGGATAAGCGTGTGCATGGTAAGGATGCATTGCGGCAAAAAGTGAATGATGCATCAGTGGATGGTGCGGATGGAATGGATGGGCCATGTGAGGGCTCGGTTGCTGACTTGGATGCATTACGGGCTGAGGAATTGACGTGGGAGGAGGTAGTGGAGTTGGTGATGCTGCTATTGACTGTTGTATTGGTACAGGAGGCTGTTGCTGCTGTTGGGCCAAAGGTGGCTGACTCGAGTGCTTACTCGGTGTCGGTGGTTTACTGGCATCTGGATCCTTTTTGATATTGTCCAAGCTAGGGCCTGGAAAACCACCTTGGAACCCGGGAACTTTAACCTCTTTTAAACTCTGAAGAGGATCAGGTTCCGGATGAATGAtttcttgttttattttcaagtTCTGCGGTTCCATAGGTGGTGTTGTGGCAAGACTGTAGATAGCTGGCGGTTTCTCGTTAATCATTGGCGGCGGGGGCTGAATTGGCTGGAAAAGATTAACCGGTTCTGGCGGCGGACGATCCTGATGGTCTTGTTGATGATGATGAggatgatgatggtgatgatCGTTATTTTCCATTCTTTCGGGTATTCTGTCAGCTATACGATCGAACAATTTACGCTCTGGTATTCTTTCGTCGTTAAGTCGCTCGTTAATTCGATTATCAGTGGGCATTACTGTAAGACCCAGTGGTTGCGGTGAAGGTGGCATTTGCGACATTTGAGATAAATTCTGTggtatatttaaattcaacGGCGGAACAGGTATACTCGGAGCCAAAGGCTGTGGTTCATGATTCGTTATTGACGGTTGAATCATATCACGCGACGCCACTAAGCTTTGAGCTATTGGTTGTGGAATATTTTGTGGTATCGATAGATTTTGTGATAGATTTTGTGGTACCGTTTGAGCGGCTTGTATACTACCTGAGTATTGCATATTAAGAGGAAGACCCTGAGGAGGTTGAGGTGGTAATTGACTGGGTGGTGGTGGTGGCAACGCTGTAGGTATATTTTGAGGAATAATTAATGGATTACTCATTGGTTGTGATAAATTTCGAGGTATATTTTGACTTAAGTCATTTATCATtggttgttgttgttgttgctgttgttgtggtagctgctgctgctgctgctgttgttgttgttgttgttgttgttgttgttgttgggGTGGtagttgttgttgctgttgtggtagctgttgctgctgttgttgttgctgctgctgatGCTGCTGTTGTGGTTGCggctgttgttgttgctgctgctgatgctgttgttgttgctgtggttgctgctgctgctgctgctgttgttgttgttgttgttgttgttgttgatgattgatatttaaattttgaggCTGTGAATCAGGTTCC includes the following:
- the LOC123268705 gene encoding transcription factor 15 gives rise to the protein MAGDNNWEEPIKLRSNANTRERDRTYSVNMAFNTLRMLIPTEPVDKKLSKIETLKLAFSYIIHLDTILITGINSAHDQPCLKNNSYYKKTLSEFNKFDGQYIRSQVCTFCLATQKKLNFLNKKLD